Proteins co-encoded in one Acidobacteriota bacterium genomic window:
- a CDS encoding cation transporter, translated as MGHSHEHSDSNLSRTGRLKFALGLTFLYMLVEAVGGWLTNSLALIADAGHMLTDVAALTLTLSAIWFASRPATAKKTFGYYRLEILAAFVNGIALVLLSIWVIYEAYERWQTPPVINGTRLAVIAVGGLIVNIVAAKLLHHGHQHDLNMRGAWLHVMGDLLGSVTAIVAGILIAAFGWLWADPLCSVSISLIIIFGSWRLIMDSVNVLLEGTPKHIDLAAVENTILETTGVAGVHDLHVWTISSGMEALSAHISHDETVVHSDLLVKVRDRLHASFGIDHLTIQMETIGREDDAIYVCETGSRCFEPAKQH; from the coding sequence ATGGGACACAGTCATGAACATAGCGATTCGAACCTGAGCCGTACTGGGCGGCTGAAATTCGCGCTCGGGCTGACGTTTCTATACATGCTCGTCGAAGCGGTCGGTGGTTGGCTGACCAATTCGCTTGCGCTCATCGCCGACGCAGGCCACATGCTTACTGACGTCGCGGCTCTGACGCTGACGCTCTCGGCGATCTGGTTCGCAAGCCGGCCGGCGACTGCTAAGAAGACATTTGGTTATTATCGCCTCGAGATCCTCGCCGCTTTTGTAAATGGAATCGCGCTCGTTCTGCTCTCGATCTGGGTCATCTACGAAGCCTACGAACGTTGGCAAACGCCGCCGGTGATCAACGGAACGCGGCTCGCGGTCATCGCGGTCGGCGGCCTGATCGTAAACATCGTCGCCGCAAAGCTCCTGCATCACGGTCATCAGCATGATCTGAATATGCGCGGAGCGTGGCTCCATGTGATGGGCGATCTGCTCGGCTCCGTGACGGCGATCGTCGCAGGTATTTTGATCGCAGCTTTCGGCTGGTTATGGGCAGATCCGCTCTGCAGCGTGTCGATCAGCCTGATAATTATCTTTGGCTCGTGGCGGCTCATCATGGATTCGGTAAACGTTTTACTCGAGGGAACGCCAAAGCATATTGACCTTGCCGCCGTTGAAAACACTATTCTGGAAACTACCGGTGTCGCCGGTGTCCACGACCTCCATGTCTGGACCATATCGTCGGGCATGGAAGCACTGTCCGCACATATCAGTCATGACGAAACCGTCGTTCATTCAGATTTGCTGGTAAAGGTTCGAGACCGTCTTCACGCCTCATTTGGAATTGATCATCTGACGATCCAGATGGAAACCATCGGCCGCGAAGACGACGCGATCTACGTTTGTGAAACCGGTTCACGTTGTTTCGAGCCTGCCAAGCAGCATTAA
- the larA gene encoding nickel-dependent lactate racemase, with protein sequence MKPVHVVSSLPSSINGQIDPTMPIIDLKYGHGTISFDHDERFEVLGEASEQTALSDIEIGEKLDQPIDSPALEEVVNAGESVLIVVPDATRQTACGQIINLVVRRLIANGTAPHDIRIIFATGIHRKVTDEEKAVILTPFIFQRIKTLDHDPRDLMQLIQLGETSGGIPIELNRALVEHDHVILIGGVSFHYFAGFTGGRKLVCPGLASARTISETHKLAFDCSTKSRRNGVDTSLLDGNAVHESFMEVVAKIDPAFAITTVVNDKGDAVDLFCGNWKVSHRAACHSYGAAHTVTIPEKRDLVVVSCGGFPYDINMIQAHKALEAASHACNEGGTIVFLAECTDGLGRDDFLKWFDAENEGGLAERLCAKYQVSGQTAWSLLSKAERFDIKILTELDSAVTQKMRLEKIDAAQFAELCKRVSSGYIFKNGAKCNLSLP encoded by the coding sequence GTGAAACCGGTTCACGTTGTTTCGAGCCTGCCAAGCAGCATTAATGGCCAGATCGACCCTACGATGCCAATCATTGACCTTAAATACGGACACGGAACTATCTCCTTTGATCACGACGAACGGTTCGAGGTGCTCGGCGAAGCTTCCGAACAAACTGCGCTGTCGGATATCGAGATCGGTGAGAAACTTGATCAGCCGATAGATTCGCCAGCTCTCGAAGAGGTCGTAAACGCGGGCGAGTCAGTCCTGATCGTCGTTCCAGATGCCACGCGGCAAACGGCGTGCGGACAGATCATAAACCTCGTGGTTCGCCGCCTGATCGCGAACGGGACCGCACCGCACGACATCCGGATCATCTTTGCTACCGGCATTCACCGCAAGGTAACGGACGAAGAAAAAGCCGTAATCCTGACGCCATTCATATTTCAGCGAATAAAAACGCTCGATCACGATCCGCGAGATCTGATGCAGCTTATCCAACTCGGCGAAACGTCCGGCGGTATCCCGATCGAGCTGAATCGAGCCCTCGTTGAACACGACCACGTGATCCTGATAGGCGGCGTTTCGTTCCATTATTTCGCAGGTTTTACGGGCGGGCGAAAGCTTGTATGCCCGGGTCTTGCCTCGGCAAGAACGATATCGGAAACGCACAAGCTGGCATTCGATTGCTCGACAAAATCGCGCCGCAATGGAGTTGATACGAGTTTGCTTGATGGAAATGCGGTTCACGAATCATTCATGGAGGTCGTAGCGAAGATCGATCCGGCATTTGCGATTACCACGGTGGTAAATGACAAAGGCGATGCCGTCGATCTGTTTTGCGGTAACTGGAAAGTATCGCATCGAGCAGCCTGCCATTCCTACGGGGCGGCACACACCGTCACTATTCCTGAAAAACGTGATCTCGTTGTCGTCAGCTGCGGCGGCTTTCCGTACGACATTAACATGATTCAGGCGCACAAGGCGCTTGAGGCCGCATCGCATGCGTGCAACGAGGGAGGGACGATCGTTTTCCTTGCTGAGTGTACGGATGGTTTGGGCCGCGATGATTTTCTAAAATGGTTCGACGCGGAAAATGAAGGCGGACTGGCCGAACGCCTTTGCGCAAAGTATCAGGTTAGCGGGCAGACCGCGTGGAGCTTGTTAAGCAAAGCTGAAAGGTTCGATATTAAGATCCTGACAGAACTTGATAGTGCCGTGACGCAAAAAATGCGGCTCGAAAAGATCGATGCCGCACAGTTTGCAGAACTTTGTAAACGCGTGAGTAGTGGCTACATCTTTAAGAACGGAGCCAAATGTAACCTTAGCCTGCCTTAA
- a CDS encoding carboxypeptidase regulatory-like domain-containing protein, whose translation MPDNQYRKFYVDWWNIRKSTIWGTIAVIVIAASLAGGTWYASKHNWFIPDEKEDIPKDSARILSFEGEVRITRAATRETILVTKATYASPGDIIQTMSDGRAIIQMIDGSRYQLRPNGAITIKDNKTFLGGRNVRVMLDDGQLNVRTDEQAQDTNNIVEVADSENKLLSNTDATFDADSQTNQGEIRISRGGVETTIGGEKTTISENEFASVKGGKLSEKERLMQAPRPLSPDNSGQLVDSGSGVNVGFSWQDAEGNPAASYHLQVSRSPTFASDAIMVDRSGLTGRDFRLAALSPGNYYWRVKATGRSGQVTNWNDPWKFMVVRAGESITIDASEWSVERVGGNVYILSGRTRPGVTVKSQGRETNSGSDGAFKMQISSPSVESAVEITDDRGNRSGFIISLRNGAVLRRY comes from the coding sequence ATGCCGGACAATCAGTACCGAAAATTTTACGTTGACTGGTGGAATATCCGCAAGAGCACGATCTGGGGCACTATCGCGGTTATCGTCATCGCTGCGTCACTGGCTGGCGGAACTTGGTACGCGTCGAAGCACAACTGGTTCATACCGGACGAAAAAGAAGATATTCCTAAAGATTCCGCCCGCATTCTCTCATTCGAGGGAGAGGTGCGAATTACACGCGCAGCGACTCGCGAAACGATCCTTGTTACCAAGGCAACTTACGCTTCACCTGGCGATATAATCCAGACGATGTCAGACGGCCGGGCGATCATTCAGATGATCGACGGCTCGCGGTACCAGCTTAGGCCGAACGGTGCGATCACGATCAAGGACAACAAAACGTTTCTCGGCGGTCGCAACGTGCGCGTCATGCTCGACGACGGACAGCTGAACGTTCGCACTGATGAACAGGCGCAGGATACGAATAACATCGTCGAGGTCGCGGATTCAGAGAACAAGCTTCTATCAAATACTGATGCGACATTCGATGCCGATTCGCAAACCAATCAGGGCGAGATCCGCATCAGTCGCGGCGGCGTGGAAACGACCATCGGCGGCGAGAAAACGACAATTAGCGAGAACGAATTTGCGTCGGTCAAAGGCGGAAAGCTGTCGGAGAAAGAGCGGTTGATGCAGGCTCCGCGTCCACTTTCGCCTGATAACTCGGGGCAGCTAGTTGATTCGGGCAGCGGCGTAAATGTTGGGTTTAGCTGGCAGGATGCCGAGGGAAATCCGGCGGCCAGCTATCATCTGCAGGTTTCGCGATCCCCGACATTCGCTTCTGACGCCATAATGGTTGACCGCAGCGGGCTGACGGGCCGTGATTTCCGGCTAGCGGCTCTTTCACCCGGAAACTACTATTGGCGGGTCAAAGCTACGGGGCGCTCAGGTCAGGTGACAAATTGGAATGACCCGTGGAAGTTCATGGTAGTTCGCGCGGGAGAGAGTATTACTATCGACGCATCTGAGTGGAGCGTAGAACGTGTCGGCGGCAATGTTTACATTCTGAGCGGCCGGACTCGGCCGGGTGTCACGGTAAAATCGCAGGGCCGTGAGACAAATTCGGGAAGTGATGGGGCGTTCAAAATGCAGATATCCTCCCCGTCGGTTGAGTCGGCCGTCGAGATAACCGATGATCGCGGCAACCGCAGCGGATTTATCATATCTCTTCGCAACGGTGCGGTGCTCAGGCGCTACTAA
- a CDS encoding TerC family protein — protein sequence MTPVEHPYWVWITFFGVVLTALFVDIGIVNRKSHAPTRKETIVWSIIWVSLALTFNVFVYFQVGNHTGDWNLALAQGKLFLTGYLIELSLSVDNLFVILLIFTFFKVPKKFQHRVLFWGIMGALVMRMVMIFAGAELVERFHWIIYIFGAFLVYTGLKMFGNDEDNFEPHESAIVKLATKYIRISKHYDEEKFFTVKDGVKTGTLLLLVLIVIEFTDLVFAVDSIPAIFGITTDRFIVYTSNIFAILGLRTFFFLLADLASKFHYLKYGLAFVLTFIGAKMLLPLLGTGLMMAMGEGSTSAFADFLRRYNNHEFEQAVINISLGVVAGAILLSILISMVFPAPAEEVDAEEELISDEEEFI from the coding sequence CTGTTGAGCACCCTTATTGGGTTTGGATAACCTTTTTTGGTGTGGTGCTGACGGCGCTTTTTGTCGATATCGGTATCGTCAACCGCAAATCTCACGCGCCAACGCGTAAGGAAACCATTGTCTGGAGCATCATTTGGGTCTCATTAGCCCTTACCTTCAATGTGTTCGTCTATTTTCAGGTGGGCAATCACACGGGCGACTGGAATCTCGCCCTTGCCCAAGGGAAACTCTTTTTGACGGGCTACCTGATCGAACTCTCGCTCTCGGTCGATAATCTTTTCGTCATCCTGCTCATCTTCACTTTCTTTAAAGTTCCCAAGAAATTTCAGCATCGCGTGCTGTTTTGGGGCATCATGGGTGCGCTTGTAATGCGTATGGTGATGATCTTTGCGGGAGCCGAGCTGGTCGAGCGGTTTCACTGGATCATCTATATTTTCGGAGCGTTCCTGGTCTACACGGGCCTGAAGATGTTCGGGAATGACGAGGATAATTTCGAGCCGCACGAGAGTGCGATCGTTAAGCTCGCGACCAAATACATCCGCATCAGCAAGCATTACGACGAAGAGAAATTCTTCACCGTCAAAGATGGCGTCAAAACCGGAACGCTTTTACTGCTCGTTCTGATCGTCATCGAGTTTACTGATCTGGTTTTCGCGGTCGATTCGATCCCTGCAATATTTGGGATCACGACCGATCGGTTCATTGTTTATACTTCGAATATCTTCGCGATACTCGGTCTCAGGACGTTCTTTTTCCTGCTGGCCGATCTTGCCAGCAAGTTTCATTACCTGAAATACGGCCTCGCATTCGTGCTCACATTTATCGGTGCAAAAATGCTGCTGCCTCTGCTTGGAACAGGGCTGATGATGGCAATGGGCGAGGGCAGCACTTCGGCGTTTGCCGATTTTCTGCGGCGTTACAATAACCACGAATTTGAGCAGGCGGTCATCAATATCTCGCTCGGCGTCGTCGCCGGCGCGATCTTGCTTTCGATCCTGATCTCGATGGTTTTTCCCGCTCCAGCGGAGGAAGTGGATGCAGAAGAAGAATTAATTTCGGACGAGGAAGAGTTTATCTAA
- a CDS encoding dicarboxylate/amino acid:cation symporter: MSETEKQELRYDEYELAETTDLDDHTPDPPSGLPLHFKILIGLAVGVLGGLAINWSLGGSNPWISWIVDNFTRPIGQLFLNLLLMIVVPLVFSSLVVGVAGIGDIRKLGRIGLKSFGYTIIISAISVIIGLTLANTIRPGERISPDTAAKLEAEFSTAGAAATDAQKKASEASKADSVLMQAVKTIVPSNIFNSISSASPNMLHIMFFALIVGVAVTLLPDNVSKPFIEINQSLFAVTAKIIDIVMKFAPYAVACLLFNNIAQFGLELLFSLGWFVVTVLLGLSIHFFGVFSLSVWLLSKISPIEFLKRIQTVILTAFSTSSSNATLPTALRVTHENLGVPKDINSFVLTVGATANQNGTALYEGVTVLFLAQLAGVELTLSVQLMVVYLAILGGIGTAGVPSGSIPFIIGILFMIGIDPALIAVILGVDRLLDMCRTTLNVVGDITAATFVARSEGFELLASSEQHTA, from the coding sequence ATGTCTGAGACTGAGAAGCAAGAACTAAGATACGATGAGTACGAATTGGCTGAGACCACCGATCTCGACGATCATACGCCTGACCCGCCTTCGGGACTGCCGCTTCACTTCAAGATATTAATCGGCCTAGCGGTTGGCGTTTTGGGCGGCCTCGCCATCAACTGGTCTCTGGGCGGGTCCAATCCATGGATCAGTTGGATCGTCGACAATTTTACGCGACCGATCGGCCAGCTTTTTCTGAATCTTCTGTTGATGATCGTGGTCCCACTCGTCTTTTCATCGCTCGTCGTAGGCGTCGCAGGCATAGGCGACATTCGAAAGCTAGGCCGCATCGGCCTGAAATCTTTCGGGTACACCATCATCATATCTGCGATCTCCGTCATTATTGGATTAACGCTTGCAAACACGATCAGGCCCGGCGAACGCATCAGTCCCGATACTGCTGCAAAACTCGAGGCCGAGTTCAGCACGGCTGGCGCAGCGGCGACTGACGCCCAAAAGAAAGCCTCCGAAGCTTCAAAGGCAGACAGTGTTTTGATGCAGGCTGTAAAGACCATCGTTCCAAGCAATATCTTCAATTCGATTTCCAGTGCGAGCCCTAATATGCTCCACATAATGTTCTTCGCCCTGATCGTGGGCGTCGCCGTCACTTTACTTCCCGACAACGTCTCCAAACCATTCATCGAGATAAATCAGTCACTATTTGCCGTAACGGCAAAAATAATCGATATCGTGATGAAGTTTGCTCCCTACGCCGTTGCGTGCCTGTTATTCAATAACATCGCTCAGTTTGGGCTCGAACTTCTTTTTTCGCTTGGGTGGTTTGTTGTCACCGTGCTTCTCGGCCTTAGCATTCACTTTTTCGGCGTATTCTCGCTCTCCGTTTGGTTGTTGTCGAAGATAAGCCCGATCGAGTTTCTAAAACGTATACAAACCGTCATATTAACAGCCTTCTCAACTTCTTCATCGAACGCGACTCTTCCAACGGCTCTTCGCGTTACTCATGAAAATTTGGGTGTTCCTAAGGATATCAACAGCTTTGTTCTTACCGTTGGGGCGACGGCAAACCAGAACGGTACAGCGCTGTACGAAGGTGTGACTGTGCTGTTCCTCGCTCAGCTTGCGGGCGTTGAGCTGACGCTGTCAGTCCAATTGATGGTCGTCTACCTCGCAATTCTTGGCGGCATCGGTACTGCGGGTGTGCCGAGCGGATCAATTCCGTTCATTATCGGAATTCTGTTTATGATCGGCATCGATCCGGCGCTGATCGCGGTTATTCTCGGCGTGGACAGACTGCTCGATATGTGCCGAACGACCCTGAATGTTGTCGGTGACATCACTGCCGCTACCTTCGTTGCTCGAAGCGAAGGTTTCGAATTGCTGGCGAGTTCGGAACAGCATACGGCCTAA
- a CDS encoding rhomboid family intramembrane serine protease, with the protein MFPIGDDNSDRRIQPIVNYSFIGINILVFLLLQQLGGNDAFTYAFSLVPREITTGVDLTGVQIIRDSFGNTAQIPQYATPLPVYFNFLSSMFMHGDIMHIFGNMLFLFVFGDNLENLLGHIRYAVFYIVVGVAAAMAQILMNSDSIIPMLGASGAISGVLGGYLLMFPNRQVKALIFNFLTTVPAYVALGIWIVYQIVLGYLSPSSGGGVAYAAHIGGFVAGFALIKVFAIGRPT; encoded by the coding sequence ATGTTCCCGATCGGCGACGACAACTCTGACAGGCGTATTCAACCGATAGTGAACTATTCGTTCATCGGTATTAATATTCTTGTGTTCTTGCTGCTGCAGCAGCTCGGCGGAAATGATGCGTTTACCTACGCGTTCTCGCTCGTTCCCAGGGAGATCACCACGGGCGTCGATCTAACGGGTGTGCAGATAATCCGCGATTCGTTCGGAAACACGGCTCAGATACCGCAATACGCAACACCGCTGCCCGTGTATTTCAACTTTCTCAGCTCGATGTTCATGCATGGCGATATCATGCATATCTTCGGCAATATGCTGTTCCTCTTTGTTTTCGGGGACAACCTCGAAAACCTTCTCGGACACATCCGGTACGCGGTTTTTTATATCGTGGTCGGCGTTGCTGCCGCAATGGCTCAGATCTTGATGAACTCCGATTCGATCATCCCGATGCTCGGAGCATCAGGTGCGATCTCGGGTGTTCTGGGCGGATATTTACTGATGTTTCCAAACCGGCAGGTTAAGGCATTGATCTTCAATTTTCTCACGACCGTGCCAGCTTATGTCGCTCTCGGGATCTGGATCGTTTACCAGATCGTACTCGGTTATCTTTCACCATCAAGCGGCGGCGGGGTCGCTTATGCAGCTCACATCGGCGGATTTGTCGCCGGGTTCGCGTTGATCAAGGTTTTTGCCATCGGTCGTCCTACATAA
- a CDS encoding cation:dicarboxylase symporter family transporter, with the protein MKLPKISLTWKIMIGLVLGIFLGWLIREIDIKSGDHHVFGMETQTLLSFIRSLSTLFLNLIKSIIAPLIFATLVVGISGTGDIKQVGRIGVKSLIYFEVVTTLALVIGLAAVNITRPGDGVSLAGIAKGEDKAVLAQKAQTYSKESTEAATKAAELRAQAATNPNALAEAEVQTSIAAQKAADAVAATSKGLTAPEPPAKPQSFGDIIAHLSPTSIIKAMAEGDVLQIVIFSVIFALAVTAIGKKAQAVVDWCQSLADIMFKFTEFVMKFAPVGVGAAMAYTIAHNEQGLGVLKNLGALVLTLYGALIVFAGVVLLPIALAFKVPLKDFFNAVKTPASIAFATTSSESALPKAMENLARLGVPRRIVGFVLPTGYSFNLDGTTLYLALASIFVAQAAGVELSWTQQIIMLATLMLTSKGVAGVPRASLVILLGTLASFALPVEGVILILGVDELMDMARTAINVVGNCLATVVIAKWEGAFRNEEWEREEAELEAVTGLEPIVGT; encoded by the coding sequence ATGAAACTGCCAAAGATCTCTTTGACATGGAAGATCATGATCGGTCTCGTGCTGGGAATTTTCCTCGGCTGGCTGATCCGCGAGATCGATATCAAATCCGGCGACCATCATGTTTTCGGAATGGAGACGCAGACGCTGCTGTCGTTCATTCGATCACTGTCGACGCTTTTTTTGAATCTCATTAAATCGATCATCGCACCGTTGATCTTTGCGACGCTGGTTGTCGGCATTTCCGGTACGGGCGATATTAAGCAGGTAGGCAGGATCGGTGTAAAATCGCTCATCTACTTCGAAGTCGTTACGACACTAGCTCTCGTCATTGGACTCGCGGCGGTGAATATTACGCGACCAGGTGACGGTGTTTCGCTTGCGGGGATCGCGAAGGGCGAAGATAAAGCAGTCTTAGCACAGAAAGCCCAAACATATTCCAAGGAATCGACGGAGGCAGCAACAAAAGCAGCGGAGCTTCGCGCCCAGGCCGCGACCAATCCGAATGCTCTGGCTGAAGCAGAAGTTCAGACGTCGATCGCTGCTCAAAAAGCGGCGGACGCGGTGGCAGCAACATCGAAAGGCCTGACCGCTCCGGAACCTCCGGCAAAACCGCAATCTTTCGGCGACATTATCGCTCATCTGTCCCCAACATCGATCATCAAGGCGATGGCCGAGGGTGATGTGCTGCAGATCGTAATATTCTCCGTAATTTTTGCGCTCGCAGTGACGGCGATAGGTAAAAAAGCTCAAGCCGTTGTGGATTGGTGCCAATCACTGGCGGATATCATGTTCAAATTTACTGAATTTGTAATGAAGTTCGCCCCAGTCGGTGTCGGTGCGGCCATGGCATATACCATCGCGCATAATGAACAAGGTTTAGGTGTATTAAAGAACCTAGGTGCGCTCGTTTTGACCCTTTACGGAGCTCTGATCGTCTTCGCGGGTGTAGTCCTCTTGCCCATTGCTCTGGCATTCAAAGTTCCGCTTAAGGATTTCTTCAACGCGGTCAAAACCCCAGCGTCGATAGCGTTTGCGACTACGTCAAGCGAATCCGCTTTGCCAAAAGCGATGGAGAATCTCGCTCGGCTAGGCGTTCCGCGTCGAATTGTCGGTTTCGTTTTGCCGACGGGCTACAGCTTTAATCTTGACGGAACAACGCTATACCTTGCTCTAGCTTCAATATTTGTCGCACAGGCAGCCGGAGTCGAATTGTCATGGACTCAGCAGATCATCATGCTCGCCACGCTGATGCTCACGTCTAAAGGCGTCGCGGGTGTCCCGCGTGCGTCGCTCGTCATCCTGCTGGGAACATTGGCCTCATTCGCTCTGCCGGTTGAGGGCGTTATCCTCATCCTCGGCGTCGACGAACTCATGGACATGGCCCGGACAGCCATCAACGTCGTCGGCAACTGCCTTGCCACCGTCGTCATCGCCAAATGGGAAGGTGCGTTCCGAAACGAGGAATGGGAACGTGAAGAAGCCGAACTCGAGGCGGTCACCGGCCTGGAACCGATAGTCGGAACGTAA
- a CDS encoding DUF1800 domain-containing protein: MNKRISLLKKVFAAASIAAMLAPAMVLRVDAKSIAKPLSEDQKIIHVLNRLGFGARPGDVAKVKAIGLQRYIDQQLNPGAIDDSVAEAKVKGLEVFNMSTAEVFAKYPNPGALLRQLEGGRVAQANAQTQKTAATPAEAPKDPDAMTKEEQQERRDKIQQIYAKYDLKPAGQLVPQIVANRVLRAVYSEKQLQEVMVDFWQNHFNVFSGKAAVRWYIPSYERDVLRKNALGNFKDLVVGTAQHPAMLFFLDNFESVSPNARAVNPAAAAFLQSMLRDGKLPRQARERIKTQFGVTDEQIDQRLRDMKAAQNQQQQRPKRGINENYARELMELHTLGVDGGYTQADIIEVAKAFTGWTITDPRGYRRAAASMIDGTEEKRLARLQKQAGIPDDVESGEFYFNPRWHDPNPKKVLGETVNEGGVKDGLKVIDILVSRPQTAKFIARKLANKFVSDNPSDALVGRVAEAFQKSKGDIKTTLKALFGDKEFFAPEIYRAKIKSPFELAVSSIRALGGNTNASPAFLAMLNKLGEVPYGYQAPTGYPDTAEDWVNTGALLERLNFAVAIASNRIPGTRVDLKDFSTTDKAKSLDRAIAEILDGDISPATKANLLKQLEQPLPDVKAGKELTDEVEVPNMRTPGQQGGQNRQARLLNPTGNPDVFKAVSLVLGTPEFQRQ, encoded by the coding sequence ATGAATAAACGCATTTCTCTGCTAAAAAAGGTTTTTGCTGCCGCTTCGATAGCAGCAATGCTTGCTCCGGCGATGGTGCTAAGGGTTGACGCCAAAAGCATTGCAAAGCCATTGAGCGAGGATCAGAAGATCATTCACGTCCTCAACCGCCTCGGCTTCGGAGCTCGTCCTGGTGATGTCGCGAAGGTTAAAGCGATCGGGCTGCAAAGGTACATCGACCAGCAGCTAAATCCCGGTGCGATCGACGATTCGGTTGCCGAAGCTAAAGTTAAAGGACTCGAGGTCTTTAATATGTCAACGGCTGAGGTATTTGCAAAATATCCGAATCCGGGGGCTCTGCTTCGCCAATTAGAAGGCGGCCGAGTGGCTCAGGCGAACGCCCAGACACAAAAAACTGCGGCTACACCGGCTGAAGCCCCTAAAGATCCTGATGCTATGACAAAGGAAGAGCAGCAGGAACGCCGTGACAAAATACAGCAGATCTACGCAAAATACGACCTCAAACCTGCGGGTCAATTGGTTCCGCAGATAGTCGCAAATCGCGTGTTACGTGCAGTTTATTCGGAAAAACAGCTGCAGGAAGTGATGGTCGATTTTTGGCAAAACCATTTCAATGTATTTTCCGGAAAAGCAGCGGTTAGATGGTACATACCGAGCTATGAACGCGACGTCCTGAGAAAGAACGCGCTTGGTAACTTCAAGGATCTCGTTGTCGGAACCGCCCAGCACCCGGCGATGCTGTTCTTTTTAGATAATTTCGAATCCGTATCGCCCAACGCACGAGCGGTAAATCCGGCAGCGGCGGCATTTCTTCAGTCGATGCTTCGCGACGGCAAGCTGCCGAGGCAGGCACGCGAGCGGATCAAGACTCAATTCGGCGTGACCGACGAACAGATCGATCAGCGGCTGAGGGATATGAAAGCCGCGCAAAATCAGCAGCAGCAGCGTCCAAAACGCGGCATTAACGAGAATTACGCCCGTGAGCTAATGGAGCTACACACGCTCGGTGTCGATGGTGGATACACGCAGGCTGACATCATCGAGGTTGCTAAAGCGTTCACCGGTTGGACTATCACAGATCCGCGCGGTTATCGCCGTGCGGCAGCGAGCATGATCGACGGTACCGAAGAAAAGCGTCTCGCACGGCTTCAAAAACAAGCGGGCATTCCTGACGATGTCGAAAGCGGCGAATTCTATTTCAATCCTCGGTGGCACGATCCGAATCCGAAAAAGGTTCTTGGCGAGACAGTAAACGAAGGCGGCGTTAAGGACGGCCTTAAGGTCATCGACATTCTCGTTTCGCGACCGCAGACGGCGAAATTCATCGCCCGCAAGCTCGCGAATAAATTCGTCAGTGATAACCCGAGCGACGCTCTGGTCGGCCGCGTCGCGGAGGCTTTTCAAAAGTCGAAAGGCGACATTAAGACCACGCTAAAAGCTCTTTTCGGCGATAAAGAATTTTTCGCACCCGAAATTTACCGTGCGAAGATCAAATCGCCATTTGAACTCGCCGTCAGCTCGATCCGTGCACTCGGTGGCAATACGAATGCGAGCCCGGCGTTTCTTGCAATGCTCAACAAACTTGGTGAGGTTCCGTATGGATATCAGGCACCGACCGGTTATCCGGATACGGCGGAGGACTGGGTGAATACGGGTGCGTTGCTCGAACGGCTTAATTTTGCGGTAGCGATCGCAAGTAATCGTATCCCCGGAACCCGCGTGGATCTAAAGGACTTTTCAACCACAGATAAGGCAAAATCGCTCGACCGAGCGATCGCTGAGATACTGGATGGCGATATCTCACCGGCGACCAAGGCAAATCTTTTGAAGCAGCTCGAGCAGCCGCTTCCCGACGTGAAGGCAGGAAAAGAGCTCACAGACGAGGTCGAGGTTCCAAATATGAGAACGCCTGGCCAGCAAGGCGGCCAAAACCGCCAGGCTCGGTTACTGAATCCGACAGGCAATCCGGATGTTTTTAAGGCGGTCAGCCTCGTCCTAGGAACTCCCGAATTTCAGCGGCAATAG